From Streptomyces sp. TLI_235, a single genomic window includes:
- a CDS encoding putative carbohydrate-binding protein with CBM5 and CBM33 domain — MSWTRRVLAAGVLTAGALAATAGPASAHGSLFGPTSRVAACYAEGPEHPQSQVCKDLVAMSGTQPLYDWNEVNIADAGGRSQQIIPDGKLCSANRDKYKALDMARTDWPATTVTAGTTTFNFRVTAPHQGVMTLYITKTGYNPTQPLKWSDLELASPVAQYATGRTATNGYYTFTGTLPNRTGRQLVYLVWQRTDSPEAFYGCSDVTFGGTATAALAAAHTPGNPTEQQLTADAAKSTVAYHDHGAAAAAPADLAMAPASLATDSASSAALLGLVGLSLVSAGVSGVYLYRRTRTVAAAV, encoded by the coding sequence ATGTCCTGGACCCGCAGAGTCCTTGCCGCCGGCGTGCTGACGGCCGGAGCGCTGGCCGCCACGGCCGGTCCGGCCAGTGCCCACGGCTCGCTTTTCGGCCCCACCAGCCGGGTGGCGGCCTGCTACGCCGAAGGCCCCGAGCACCCGCAGTCCCAGGTGTGCAAGGACCTGGTCGCGATGAGCGGCACCCAGCCGCTGTACGACTGGAACGAGGTCAACATCGCCGACGCCGGCGGTCGCAGCCAGCAGATCATCCCGGACGGCAAGCTGTGCTCGGCCAACCGCGACAAGTACAAGGCGCTCGACATGGCCCGCACCGACTGGCCTGCCACCACCGTCACCGCGGGCACCACCACCTTCAACTTCCGCGTGACCGCGCCGCACCAGGGCGTCATGACGCTCTACATCACCAAGACCGGCTACAACCCGACCCAGCCGCTCAAGTGGTCCGACCTCGAACTGGCCAGCCCGGTCGCGCAGTACGCCACCGGACGGACCGCCACCAACGGGTACTACACCTTCACCGGCACCCTGCCCAACCGCACCGGCCGCCAGTTGGTGTACCTCGTCTGGCAGCGCACCGACAGTCCGGAGGCGTTCTACGGCTGCTCGGACGTCACCTTCGGCGGCACCGCGACCGCCGCGCTCGCGGCCGCGCACACCCCCGGCAACCCGACCGAGCAGCAACTCACCGCCGACGCGGCCAAGTCCACCGTGGCCTACCACGACCACGGCGCGGCGGCGGCCGCGCCCGCGGACCTCGCGATGGCCCCGGCCTCGCTCGCCACCGACTCCGCCTCCTCGGCCGCGCTGCTCGGCCTGGTCGGCCTCTCCCTGGTCTCCGCCGGCGTGTCCGGCGTCTACCTGTACCGCCGCACCCGGACGGTCGCCGCCGCCGTCTGA
- a CDS encoding F5/8 type C domain-containing protein yields the protein MTMTTHHRRSRVTTTLVALLLALTAGAFGAVRGPAAHAANGWWEPAARPAPDSGIDVTGAPFTGTDADGKVRGFVDAHNHLMSNEGFGGRIICGATFSDKGVADALKDCPEHYPDGALALFENVTGGANGHHDPVGWPTFRDWPAHDSLSHQQNYYAWVERAWRGGQRILVNDLVTNGLLCSIYPFKDRSCDEMTAIRLEAQKTYDLQAYIDRMYGGPGKGWFRIVTDAGQAREVITQGKLAVVLGVETSEPFGCKQILDIAQCSQADIDRGLDELYRIGVRSMFLCHKFDNALCGVRFDEGTIGVAVNAGQFLSTGTFWKTEKCAGPQHDNPIGLPTAQAASILPKGVALPTYAGDAQCNTRGLTGLGEYAVRGLMKRHMMLEVDHMGVKAADRAFEILESESYPGVISSHSWMDLQWTERLYRLGGFAAQYAHSAEGFVGEARRTEALRDAYHVGYGYGTDLNGVGGWPGPVGENAPNAVKYPFRSADGGSVIDRQVTGDRTWDLNKDGMAHDGLVPDWIEQIRLSGGQDVVDDLMHGAQSYLDTWRATGLHHTGTDLAAGRSATASSSEWSLFTSYRPDRAVDDDRGTRWASGWSDDQWLQVDLGAVRTVDRVTLDWERAYGKEYRIEVSADGTTWRTAWSTTAGNGGLDTAVFDPARARYVRVHGVRRGTGWGYSLYEVGVFGP from the coding sequence ATGACCATGACCACGCATCACCGCAGAAGCCGCGTCACCACCACCCTGGTGGCGCTGCTTCTCGCCCTCACCGCCGGTGCCTTCGGTGCCGTTCGCGGCCCCGCGGCCCATGCCGCGAACGGCTGGTGGGAGCCGGCCGCCCGTCCCGCGCCCGATTCAGGGATCGACGTCACCGGTGCGCCGTTCACCGGCACCGATGCCGACGGCAAGGTCCGCGGATTCGTCGACGCGCACAACCACCTGATGTCCAACGAGGGTTTCGGCGGCCGCATCATCTGCGGCGCCACCTTCTCCGACAAGGGCGTGGCCGACGCGCTCAAGGACTGTCCGGAGCACTACCCCGACGGCGCGCTCGCCCTGTTCGAGAACGTCACCGGAGGCGCGAACGGGCACCACGACCCGGTCGGCTGGCCGACCTTCCGCGACTGGCCCGCCCACGACTCGCTCAGCCACCAGCAGAACTACTACGCCTGGGTGGAGCGTGCCTGGCGCGGCGGCCAGCGGATCCTGGTCAACGACCTCGTCACGAACGGGCTGCTGTGTTCGATCTACCCGTTCAAGGACCGCAGTTGCGACGAGATGACGGCGATCCGGCTGGAGGCGCAGAAGACGTACGACCTCCAGGCCTATATCGACCGGATGTACGGCGGCCCCGGCAAGGGCTGGTTCCGGATCGTCACCGACGCCGGCCAGGCGCGTGAGGTGATCACGCAGGGCAAGCTGGCCGTCGTGCTCGGAGTGGAGACCTCGGAGCCGTTCGGCTGCAAGCAGATCCTCGACATCGCGCAGTGCAGTCAGGCCGACATCGACCGCGGGCTCGACGAGTTGTACCGGATCGGTGTGCGCAGCATGTTCCTGTGCCACAAGTTCGACAACGCCCTGTGCGGCGTCCGCTTCGACGAGGGCACCATCGGGGTGGCCGTCAACGCGGGGCAGTTCCTGTCCACCGGCACCTTCTGGAAGACCGAGAAGTGCGCCGGGCCGCAGCACGACAACCCGATCGGCCTGCCCACCGCGCAGGCGGCGTCGATCCTGCCGAAGGGTGTGGCCCTCCCGACGTACGCCGGCGACGCGCAGTGCAACACGCGCGGGCTCACCGGCCTCGGCGAGTACGCCGTCCGCGGGCTGATGAAGCGCCACATGATGCTGGAGGTGGACCACATGGGCGTGAAGGCCGCCGACCGGGCCTTCGAGATCCTGGAGTCCGAGTCGTACCCGGGGGTGATCTCCAGCCACAGCTGGATGGACCTGCAGTGGACGGAACGCCTGTACCGGCTCGGCGGGTTCGCCGCCCAGTACGCGCACTCCGCGGAGGGGTTCGTCGGCGAGGCGCGGCGCACCGAGGCACTGCGGGACGCGTACCACGTCGGGTACGGCTACGGCACGGACCTGAACGGTGTCGGCGGCTGGCCGGGGCCGGTCGGCGAGAATGCGCCCAATGCGGTGAAGTACCCGTTCCGCAGTGCCGACGGCGGCTCGGTCATCGACCGCCAGGTCACCGGCGACCGCACCTGGGACCTCAACAAGGACGGCATGGCGCACGACGGCCTGGTACCGGACTGGATCGAGCAGATCCGGCTCAGCGGCGGCCAGGACGTGGTGGACGACCTGATGCACGGCGCCCAGTCCTACCTGGACACCTGGAGGGCCACCGGGCTCCACCACACCGGCACCGATCTGGCGGCGGGCCGGTCGGCGACCGCCAGTTCCTCGGAGTGGTCCCTGTTCACCAGCTACCGGCCGGACCGGGCGGTGGACGACGACCGGGGGACCCGCTGGGCGAGCGGCTGGAGCGACGACCAGTGGCTCCAGGTGGACCTCGGCGCGGTGCGGACGGTCGACCGGGTCACCCTCGACTGGGAGCGTGCCTACGGCAAGGAGTACCGGATCGAAGTGTCCGCGGACGGCACCACCTGGCGCACGGCCTGGTCCACCACCGCGGGCAACGGCGGACTGGACACGGCCGTCTTCGACCCCGCCCGGGCCCGATACGTGCGGGTGCACGGGGTCAGGCGCGGCACCGGCTGGGGCTACTCGCTCTACGAGGTCGGCGTTTTCGGCCCCTGA
- a CDS encoding helix-turn-helix protein, giving the protein MSVIGHRRVPGLRREEVALLAGVSTDYYTRLEQGRERNPSRQLLDAVARALRLDEDAAAHLANLAAPPAPRRRRGPERVAPALRLLLDGLPAPAVVTGRALDVLALNPLAAALYTEFARVDNLVRMTFLDPAARSFHRDWDAAARAAVAALRSAAGRDRDDPRLVALVGELALQSHDFRVLWARHDVQGKAAGAKLLHHPQVGDLELHYETLTVNSAPEQQLVVYQAAPGTPSAERLVLLGALAP; this is encoded by the coding sequence GTGAGCGTCATCGGCCACCGACGGGTGCCCGGGCTGCGCCGCGAGGAGGTGGCCCTGCTCGCCGGAGTCAGCACCGACTACTACACCCGGCTGGAACAGGGCCGCGAGCGCAACCCCTCCCGGCAGTTGCTGGACGCCGTCGCCCGGGCCCTGCGACTGGACGAGGACGCCGCCGCCCACCTGGCCAACCTCGCAGCCCCTCCCGCACCCCGCCGCCGGCGCGGACCCGAGCGCGTCGCACCCGCACTGCGGCTCCTGCTGGACGGACTGCCCGCCCCGGCCGTGGTGACCGGCCGGGCGCTGGACGTCCTGGCGCTCAACCCGCTCGCCGCCGCCCTCTACACGGAGTTCGCCCGGGTGGACAACCTGGTGCGGATGACCTTCCTCGACCCGGCCGCCCGCTCCTTCCACCGGGACTGGGACGCCGCGGCCCGCGCGGCGGTCGCCGCCCTGCGCAGCGCCGCCGGCCGCGACCGCGACGACCCGCGACTTGTCGCCCTGGTCGGCGAACTCGCGCTGCAGAGCCACGACTTCCGGGTGCTGTGGGCGCGGCACGACGTGCAGGGCAAGGCGGCCGGCGCGAAGCTGCTGCACCACCCGCAGGTCGGTGACCTGGAACTGCACTACGAGACGCTGACCGTCAACAGCGCCCCCGAGCAGCAACTGGTCGTCTACCAGGCCGCCCCGGGCACGCCGTCCGCCGAACGACTGGTCCTGCTCGGCGCCCTGGCCCCCTGA
- a CDS encoding hypothetical protein (manually curated): protein MGGDGCRGTVRHGGRADGGPGLRGAGRVDGRRYVRAEGPDGGAGADRAGDGHRGARLLPELTRAGNVVTLPGRLGLSARALDRSATGPYRRPGKCPDAYAEFARVVRTGGLVLAAFQAGEEIRHRDSWFDRPVSLDFFALRPDEVAAGLSAAGFKVEASLMRGPYSDEADTERAYLLARRL, encoded by the coding sequence GTGGGGGGCGATGGTTGCCGGGGCACCGTCCGGCACGGTGGCCGTGCTGATGGTGGGCCTGGCCTTCGCGGTGCCGGTCGTGTCGATGGTCGCCGTTACGTCCGGGCCGAGGGGCCGGATGGGGGCGCCGGTGCTGACCGCGCTGGTGATGGGCACCGTGGTGCTCGGCTTCTGCCTGAGCTGACCCGGGCCGGGAACGTCGTGACGCTCCCCGGTCGCCTCGGCCTGAGCGCGAGGGCTCTGGACCGATCCGCAACCGGGCCGTACCGCCGTCCCGGGAAATGCCCGGACGCCTATGCGGAGTTCGCCAGGGTGGTGCGGACCGGGGGGCTCGTCCTCGCGGCGTTTCAAGCGGGCGAGGAGATTCGTCACCGGGACTCCTGGTTCGACCGGCCGGTCTCGCTCGACTTCTTCGCCCTGCGCCCTGACGAAGTCGCTGCCGGGCTGAGCGCTGCCGGGTTCAAGGTGGAAGCAAGCCTGATGCGAGGACCCTATTCGGACGAGGCGGACACCGAGCGCGCGTATCTCCTGGCCCGCCGACTGTGA
- a CDS encoding polyketide cyclase/dehydrase/lipid transport protein, translating into MSGQFEATVEIDRPVEQVFAYLADGRHDPEFSPRVQEISKTPDGPTAVGTVFRSTVKDAGMKSSREFRITRLEAPRTVRWAEQSKNLITAEGGYDLEPLPDGRTRVRIFNELEGHGLGKLLLGPALHAARKDAPAFGDRIKSAVEHS; encoded by the coding sequence ATGTCCGGACAGTTCGAGGCGACCGTCGAGATCGACCGCCCTGTCGAACAGGTCTTCGCCTACCTGGCGGACGGCCGGCACGACCCCGAATTCAGCCCCCGGGTCCAGGAGATCAGCAAGACCCCGGACGGCCCGACCGCCGTCGGCACGGTCTTCCGCAGCACGGTGAAGGACGCCGGGATGAAGTCGTCCCGCGAGTTCCGGATCACCCGCTTGGAGGCACCGCGCACCGTCCGGTGGGCGGAGCAGAGCAAGAACCTCATCACCGCCGAGGGCGGCTACGACCTCGAACCGCTACCGGACGGCCGGACCAGGGTCCGGATCTTCAACGAGCTCGAGGGCCACGGCCTCGGCAAGCTCCTGCTCGGGCCCGCCCTGCACGCCGCCCGCAAGGACGCGCCCGCCTTCGGCGACCGCATCAAGTCGGCCGTCGAGCACTCCTGA